CCCCTAATTTGAAAAAAGTTTTCAACCGTGTTTTTTTTCAACAAAACGCGGCAAAAAGAGGCATGAATAACTGATTTTGCTGTTTTTGCCACCACTGATAGATATCGAATGGCATACTAGCAAGTGATACAAAGAAAAAAGGAAGTGAGAAATGCCTTTAAACGCACAGCAGCTTGCCGCGCAGAAAAACATCTCCTGGGTGCTAGCAGAGAAACTGGCGCAACAGATCCTGAAAGGTGAATATGCTCCGGGCTCGATTTTGCCGGGTGAGATGGAACTGGGTGAGAAGTTTGGCGTGAGCCGCACCGCAGTCAGGGAAGCGGTAAAGACATTAACCGCAAAAGGGATGGTCTTGCCTCGCCCGCGTATCGGTACCCGGGTAATGCCCCGCGACAACTGGAACTTCCTTGATAAAGAATTGTTGTTCTGGTGGATGCACGAGGACAACTTCAAGGAAATTATTCAGCACTTCCTTATTATGCGCAGCAGCCTTGAGCC
The Kosakonia oryzae genome window above contains:
- a CDS encoding FadR/GntR family transcriptional regulator; amino-acid sequence: MPLNAQQLAAQKNISWVLAEKLAQQILKGEYAPGSILPGEMELGEKFGVSRTAVREAVKTLTAKGMVLPRPRIGTRVMPRDNWNFLDKELLFWWMHEDNFKEIIQHFLIMRSSLEPQACLLAATLASAEQKAYLNTLMEEMVSLKKNFNRERWIEVDMAWHEHIYAMSDNPFLISFSSLFHSIYHTYFTSITQNEVIKLDLHQAIVDAIQESDGESAFRASQLLLNTPN